From the Papaver somniferum cultivar HN1 chromosome 2, ASM357369v1, whole genome shotgun sequence genome, the window GAAGTGGGGGGTTGGATGTTTTTGGATACTATGATGAAGATGCTAAATTAGTTGATAGGAAAAAGAAAGTATTAGAGTactcagatgatgatgatgatgatgatagtgaTGAAGAGATGGGTGGCAATAAGGTTTTGGGTTCTAAGTATTTCGAAACACGCGGTAAGTGGAAGGAATTTGATAGCGAGTCCAGTAGAGACATTATGGTTAATAATGGGGATTCTAAGTTTTACGGGAATATGCATTTTTCTTCTGTTGAAAATAATAGAAGAGCTGACATTTTTGACAAGCAGAAATATAAGACGAAGGCTGATAGTTTTGGGCTGGTTAGCCCGTTGAGGAGGAAGTTTGAAGCTCCTCGTGATATGCCTATCAGGATCCAGGGTAAAAATGGTGTTCTGAAATTGATGATCAGAGACAATAAGAAAGTGGATGGATTTGACACAAGTTATGGTCATGTTGGAACCAAAGAAAATAGAAAGGCATATAGGTCTGCTGGCACTTCTAACCTGAAACCTCAACTTCATCTGCCAGCGTATGAAGAGAAGTTTCTTCATAATTCCATGAAGAATCAAACAAACTCAAGTAAACCTTCTTCGGGTAGATGCATAAGTCACAATTACAGTTCGGAAGACAGTGATACGTCCTTGCCACCAGGGTCTTCAAGTTTGAAAACTTATAGTATTAAGAAAGATGGAAGGAATAAAGTAGACTCAAATTTGGCATCTGAACCTTGCCTGTTACCCAGGCGCAAGGTAGGAGAAGTAAGACGTGGTACTGGCACCCAGAAGCAATTATTGCGGGATCAAATTAGAAAAATGCTGGAAGAAGCGGGATGGAAAATTGAATTTAGGCCTAGGAAGAACAGAAACTATCAGGACGCTGTATATACCAATCCCTCAGGAACAGAGTATTGGTCGATCCTTAATGCCTATTATGCACATCAGAAGCAGTGGGAAGAACAGAGCAGTGATCTTAAGAAGAGCGGGGCAGGTATTTCTTTTACACCAATAGCAGAGGAGGTTCTCAGTCAATTAACAAGACAAACATGCAAGAAGCTTGAGAGAGAAAATATGAAATTGCAAAGAGCTAGTGGAGGAAGTACCAATGGAGTTGAAACCAGCAAAAGGAAATACACTAGACATAAGCATGTTAAAAATATCATGAGCACAAATGAAGAGACCCCTTATGTGAGGGAAAATGGCGAATTAGTGAAGGTTAAAAGAGAGGAAAATGGTTCTCCCATTGAAAGCTCGAAAGCCTACACTAAGAAGCAGAAGTCATCGTTTGCATCTAGTGCTCATTTACTCCaaagaagaaaaactaaaaagCAAAATAGATGTGCGTTGTTGGTGCGGTCCTCTAAGAAAGGGGCAAATGAAGACGAAAATGGTGTTATTCAGTGTAAAGGACGATTAACAATTCTTTCGTGGCTAATAGATTCTGGTATTGTGTCATCAAGTGAAAAAGTGAAGTATATGAACAAGAAACGTACACAAACACTGCTGGAAGGTTGGATTACAAGGGATGGAATTCATTGTGCTTGCTGCAGTAAGATTCTCACGGTTTTGAAGTTCGAGATTCATTCAGGGAGCAAATTGCGTCAACCGTACCAGAATATTTGTGTGGAATCTGGGGACTCTCTTTTGCAGTGCCAGTTAGATGCTTGGGGTAGGCAAGAGGAATTTGAACGCAGGGGTTTCTGGTCTGTAGATGTCAATGGTGATGGTCCAAATGATGATACCTGTGGGATCTGTGCAGATGGGGGGGATTTGATCTGTTGTGATGGCTGcccttcaactttccatcaaagCTGCTTAGATATACAGGTATGGGTAACATTATTGCATGTCATTTTTAACAAAGATATGTGCATGTTTTTGTCGTCTCAGCTCCTTTTTTCACTTATTGCTGGTAAATGAGGGTTTTCAGGGAAACCAGACATAAATTTGACATGTAGCAGTGAAAATGGTTTCTTGAGTGTGATGATTGATAGATATCATAGTTCCGTTTTGATCCTAGCTAGTTAGATTCCCTGTCTTGAGGGGTGGTGCATTAACATCACGAAAATATTCAATAGAAAGGCGTTTCTTTTATTTGGTCAAGTTTCTGTTCTTAATGTGGAGTGTTTTCAGGTGTCATATCCTGTGAACTGTGACCCTTGGTGCCCCACGTTTATGAAAAATACCAGCACATTGAATGGTTTCGCTGCTTTCTCTCCTCCCCTTTGATAATACACTTCTTACTCGCAGGCAAAAGCTGATC encodes:
- the LOC113347123 gene encoding uncharacterized protein LOC113347123; translation: MKEGLGSGNGKLGKDAVPLNYYNGDKMRRNFGSPSKQRDFGNKDRKRPRLVKSESESDSDTSLFFSPQRKFVYGNNEISNGSVGRDSRIDSYSGMARTKADRKSIKSEPVRYREDSTLFWKPDNGVGGGKRSGGLDVFGYYDEDAKLVDRKKKVLEYSDDDDDDDSDEEMGGNKVLGSKYFETRGKWKEFDSESSRDIMVNNGDSKFYGNMHFSSVENNRRADIFDKQKYKTKADSFGLVSPLRRKFEAPRDMPIRIQGKNGVLKLMIRDNKKVDGFDTSYGHVGTKENRKAYRSAGTSNLKPQLHLPAYEEKFLHNSMKNQTNSSKPSSGRCISHNYSSEDSDTSLPPGSSSLKTYSIKKDGRNKVDSNLASEPCLLPRRKVGEVRRGTGTQKQLLRDQIRKMLEEAGWKIEFRPRKNRNYQDAVYTNPSGTEYWSILNAYYAHQKQWEEQSSDLKKSGAGISFTPIAEEVLSQLTRQTCKKLERENMKLQRASGGSTNGVETSKRKYTRHKHVKNIMSTNEETPYVRENGELVKVKREENGSPIESSKAYTKKQKSSFASSAHLLQRRKTKKQNRCALLVRSSKKGANEDENGVIQCKGRLTILSWLIDSGIVSSSEKVKYMNKKRTQTLLEGWITRDGIHCACCSKILTVLKFEIHSGSKLRQPYQNICVESGDSLLQCQLDAWGRQEEFERRGFWSVDVNGDGPNDDTCGICADGGDLICCDGCPSTFHQSCLDIQVLPQGDWHCSSCSCKFCGSSGGNCQRDHNGDIEMLTCSLCEEKYHTLCTQQTDTVVVDLNASCNYFCGLKCRELFEQLQKLLWVKHELEAGFSWTLIRRCDLDSNTSSLGLSRMAECNSKLAVALTVMNECFFPIIDRRSGINLIHNVIYNCGSNFNRLNYSGFYTAVLERGDEIISAASIRIHGTRLAEMPYIGTRHIYRRQGMCRRLLNAIESALCSLKVEKLIIPAISELMNAWTTVFGFKALEESDKREIRSLNMLVFPGTDLLQKLLLTNNLSERQTTDHTDMDVVEPTRNDHLPSERIGKPEPHSSTTPVNVAFDESVQDGHDMKTEAVSVQTCFQAPEVPECYYEPDDMLPTSAPETIGLQSSLILHDKLEVKNELILETAEHDIKCSVVALGDVDEVKAVTIPDVQTRIHSLDNRQNTESVPQEESHVPDDEAT